Proteins found in one Kwoniella shivajii chromosome 4, complete sequence genomic segment:
- a CDS encoding ribosomal protein S18, translating to MARSPLSVRMLHTSLPHRRPAPGSGPSARDSIASALASASSSSSSSSPIDSVRSMFDSLTSRVRSEADEKRRVFRANSYTPPHALTQSSLYPEPRPFARAPLLGPPRKVATKIDPFHIASTSPLEHDLNPLFPLAFVNPMGKIKSRADTGLTWKSQRKIGKLVRRARGMGLISRWTNQPVPGGLGTGMGRIGGRY from the exons ATGGCTCGCTCACCTCTTTCCGTTCGTATGCTTCACACTTCTCTCCCTCATCGTCGACCTGCTCCAGGCTCTGGTCCTTCAGCCCGAGATTCTATTGCTTCAGCATTAGCGtccgcatcttcatcttcttcatcttcatctccgaTCGATTCGGTCAGATCAATGTTCGATTCTCTTACTAGCAGAGTCAGATCTGAGGCTGATGAGAAGAGACGAGTGTTTCGAGCCAACTCT TACACACCTCCTCATGCATTAACACAATCATCTCTTTATCCCGAACCAAGACCATTCGCTCGCGCGCCTCTATTAGGTCCACCAAGGAAAGTAGCTACCAAAATCGATCCTTTCCATATCGCTTCGACATCACCATTGGAACACGATCTCAATCCTCTATTCCCTTTGGCATTCGTAAACCCCATGGGTAAAATCAAATCTCGAGCTGATACTGGGTTGACCTGGAAATCACAAAGGAAGATTGGGAAGTTGGTGAGGAGAGCAAGAGGAATGGGTTTGATCAGTAGATGGACGAATCAACCTGTTCCCGGCGGATTGGGTACTGGTATGGGTAGAATTGGTGGCAGGTATTAG